In Lycium ferocissimum isolate CSIRO_LF1 chromosome 11, AGI_CSIRO_Lferr_CH_V1, whole genome shotgun sequence, a single genomic region encodes these proteins:
- the LOC132035941 gene encoding pentatricopeptide repeat-containing protein At1g80270, mitochondrial-like codes for MWAIRRASSSFKKQVFMTGRSRICYATSEISSDGLKGASNVISHRPLTFGGFRITSRGFPRVFIESQSFSSQAGTKSSGEDDSDSGVGFSELESSTATEEMQKANKVDESVSEQELSEEDLDGEAPQELELSDTESEVSKRNSSGKRVSSALYNAIVAAPALSVCKILDKWVEGNDVTRAEVAEAMLNLHKRRMYGRALQLSEWLESKKQLPFTDRDYASRVDLIAKVRGLKKAEDYIGMIPKSFRGEVIYRTLLANCVAESDMKKSEQIFNKMKDLEFPLTCFTCNQLLLLYKRTDKKKIADVLLLMEKENVKPSLFTYKTLIDAKGQVNDISGMEQIVETMKAEGIEPDINTQSILAKHYVSGGLNEKAENVLKEMEGGDIKENRWACRSLLPLYAALGRADEVSRIWQVCESNPWLGECVAAVEAWGQLHNIKEAEAVFDKMARKWPTISSKHYSVLLRIYANHKMLTKGKDLVKRMADSGCRVGPLTWDALVRLYVEAGEVEKADSILHKAAEQNRLRPMINSYLVIMEQYARRGDVHNTEKMLHRMRQAGYVSRITQYQCLIRAYVNAKAPCYGIAERMKSDNVFPNKGLTNMLAQVDAFKKSPVSDLLD; via the exons ATGTGGGCAATTCGTagagcttcttcttctttcaa GAAGCAAGTGTTTATGACTGGACGCTCTCGAATTTGTTATGCCACTTCAGAAATTTCAAGTGATGGGCTTAAAGGGGCTTCCAATGTAATATCACATAGACCTCTTACATTTGGAGGATTTCGAATAACTTCTCGTGGTTTTCCAAGAGTGTTCATAGAAAGCCAAAGTTTCTCTTCGCAAGCTGGCACAAAGAGCAGCGGAGAGGATGATAGTGATTCAGGCGTTGGGTTTTCAGAACTTGAATCTTCTACTGCAACTGAAGAAATGCAAAAAGCCAACAAAGTGGACGAGTCAGTCTCTGAGCAAGAGCTCTCCGAAGAGGATCTTGATGGTGAAGCACCTCAGGAATTAGAGCTGTCTGATACGGAGAGTGAAGTTAGCAAACGGAACTCTTCAGGGAAAAGAGTTTCTTCTGCATTATACAATGCTATTGTGGCTGCACCAGCTTTATCTGTCTGTAAAATTTTGGATAAATGGGTTGAAGGAAATGACGTGACACGGGCAGAAGTAGCAGAAGCGATGCTTAATCTTCATAAAAGGCGCATGTACGGGAGGGCACTGCAG CTCTCTGAGTGGTTAGAGTCAAAAAAGCAGCTCCCTTTTACTGACAGAGACTATGCTTCTCGTGTTGATTTAATTGCCAAAGTCCGGGGTCTAAAGAAGGCAGAAGATTATATTGGGATGATACCAAAGTCTTTCAGAGGTGAAGTTATTTATCGCACTTTATTGGCCAATTGCGTCGCTGAAAGTGATATGAAGAAATCTGAGCAGATTTTTAACAAAATGAAGGACCTTGAATTCCCATTAACATGTTTTACTTGCAATCAGTTGCTCCTTCTATATAAGAGGACTGATAAAAAGAAGATTGCCGATGTTCTCTTACTAATGGAGAAGGAAAATGTGAAGCCATCCCTTTTTACTTACAAAACATTGATAGATGCTAAGGGGCAAGTAAACGACATATCTGGAATGGAGCAAATTGTTGAGACCATGAAGGCTGAAGGGATAGAACCTGATATCAACACACAGAGCATCTTGGCAAAGCATTATGTCTCGGGTGGTCTAAATGAGAAGGCCGAGAATGTACTAAAAGAGATGGAAGGAGGAGATATAAAAGAGAATCGCTGGGCATGTCGTAGTTTGCTTCCTCTTTATGCAGCTCTTGGAAGGGCTGACGAAGTGAGTAGAATCTGGCAAGTTTGTGAGTCTAATCCTTGGCTTGGTGAATGTGTAGCTGCTGTCGAAGCTTGGGGACAACTGCATAATATTAAGGAAGCGGAAGCAGTCTTTGATAAGATGGCAAGAAAATGGCCAACAATCTCATCGAAGCATTACTCTGTGTTATTGAGAATCTATGCGAATCATAAGATGTTGACCAAAGGAAAGGATCTTGTGAAGCGTATGGCTGACAGTGGATGCCGAGTTGGTCCATTAACTTGGGATGCCTTAGTCAGACTTTATGTTGAAGCTGGAGAAGTGGAAAAAGCAGATTCAATATTGCATAAAGCTGCAGAGCAGAATCGCTTGAGGCCAATGATTAATTCTTATTTAGTCATTATGGAACAATATGCAAGGAGAGGTGATGTTCATAATACTGAGAAAATGTTACACAGAATGAGACAAGCTGGATATGTTTCCCGAATTACCCAGTACCAATGCCTTATTCGGGCTTATGTAAATGCCAAAGCTCCATGTTATGGTATTGCTGAGAGAATGAAGTCAGATAATGTATTCCCAAATAAAGGATTGACAAACATGTTGGCTCAGGTTGATGCATTTAAGAAGTCTCCCGTGTCTGACTTGTTggattga